Genomic segment of Psychrobacter sanguinis:
ATAGACTATCGAAAAGCCTACATATTTGCTCTGGCTTCCACACAAACTCTCGCTGTATAGCAGGTAGCAGATACTGCTGTTCTGCTACCTTGTCCAATAAGTCTTTAATTGTTCCGCCTGCTTGATACATGCCATAACCCTTCGTAAATTCAGATTAGATAAAGTTATCTACTATTTAATAATAACTCTGTCGCCGTTGACCACAGATTTCATTAGTGCGTCTCTTAATACAGATAGATATTCCTCTACATCTTCTTCTTTCTCAATTACACCATTAGGTATAGCAGACTTCATCAAATGACTTGGGCTAATAGTCACTGTTTTTCTTAAAGGAGCGGTAATAGAGGTAGGTTCAATATGATTAGTCCCTATATCCGTAGAGTCGACATTTCCAGTAGCAGCATCAGCTTGGCTATTCTGTTCTTCGATATACTCATTAATGACATCATATGCTTGATACTCTAAATCAACAGAGTCTGCTTCTTCGCTCTTTATTTGATGGATAGAGTCTGTCTGCTTTATTCTTTCAATGCATTGTCTTATTGGATATAGAGCTTTATTTTTAACCTCAGAAGGTGCTGAAGCTTGATCTAACGCTCTTTGAATATTGTCAACTTTTGAGTCAACACTCTTAAGCGCTTGTTCTTTTCTTTGCTCAATCAGCTCACTATTGATACCTTCAATATTCTCAATCAAAGGCTTAATATGGCGAACCTTGCCATAGGGTTCTGCCATAGCATAGATGCTCTCTAGCTCCTCAATGGCTTTTTTTGCTTCGGGATGCTCTACTAATACAGACCTATTTGCCTTAAAGCGTTGATTCAATGCCAAATCCAATTGACGCCATGTATCAACTTGACCGTCATAGAAGTCTTCGAGGTCTTCAAAATCCTCTGCGAAGTCCATTAGAGGCTCTTGATCTTCAATAAAACGACTGATCAGTGAGTAACTATTACCTTGTTCTAATATGCCCGAAATTAAAACAATGCCTCTTTCTATGTCTTTTTTGCCAGGAAACTGACCGCTTTGAGCCACACTCTGATATTTCTTAAGCTTTTCACACCAAGCATTTAGTTCAGTAGTTATCAAAGAGTAGAGTTCTTTTTCTTCAGATCCCGTAAAAGTTTTACCAAACAAGTCTTTAACTAAGGTCGCTGCTTTTCTTAGTTGGTGCTCGCCATGACTTCTTACTTTATTAACCCTTACTTCAGCCCGCTTTCTAACACTTGTAAAAGCATCATAAGCTTTTTTAAGTGGTAGATTCGTACCATTGGAAGTCAAGGAGATTTTGCCAGCCAGCCCCAATCTTGCCACAAGAAGTAAAATGTCATTATCTGGCCATCCGTAAGGACGCTTACTAAAATGAGTCACGATATCACGTAAGGTGACAGGAATATTACGCTCGAAGTTTAGCGATATATACTGCTCAACCTCTAGTAAAGCTGAAGGGTTATTCTCTTCTGTCTGAAGATCAAGACCAATCTGAGCCAAATCATCTGCTGTCAGAACCGCATTAATCTCTCTTAATACGTCACCATCTGAAGCTTTCAACATATTCAGCTTTCCAAACGTATTCTCAATAACGTACTTATAAGCTTCCTCTAAAATAGCTGCTGGAGAAGACGACTTCTTAGGTATTTGAGCACCTATGGCGTACACATCTGCCTCAGAAAGCAAAGACTCAAACTCAGTGATAAAACGCTTTTCTCGCTCAATGTTTTCCATTTGCTTTTCTCTTAGCAAATGCTCTTGCTCACGTCTTTGACCTGAATTCTGCTTTAGAAATCTATCAGTCTTCACATAAGTAGTTAAGTCGTCCCATAGTCGTTTATCTTCTCCTAACTTAACCAATACGCTACCATTATCCTTAAGACTATATTCTTTACAGTAATGATCGGTTGAGAAGTTATTGTAGTCAGTATCTAAAGGGGATATCACTTGCAAAACCAAGTCTTCAAGCTGAGTTCCATCTTTAGGGTGCCCATTACAAAAACGACTGATTGCAAAATCCTGTTTATTCACCGGATAACGATAGGCCTTATTACCTTTAAGGATATTATCAAAAATAATAGAAGATAATTTATTTGAAACCTCAGAAATCTCATAGTCAGTATGACGAATCTCATTCTCAATTTCTTTTTCTTCATTTGTTAAGAATATAAATTCATCACCATTTCTAGCGATTAAAAGCTGCCTTTCTAGACGACCAAGACTTTCCTCAATATCTTTACGTAACGCTATTCTATCCTCATCTATCGTACTAATAGATAAGGTAACCAAGTTATCCAAAGTACTTTTTACAATATCTACATAGCGTATTAAAAATAACGTTTTTAGAATTTTTCCATCGAACTCAGAGAGTGAGTCTAGCTCTAAAGCCTGGTCAATAGTTCTCTTTACAGCTGGTTCCAGAAAGC
This window contains:
- the brxC gene encoding BREX system P-loop protein BrxC — protein: MNIESIFSKKLTRNINGVVKAEERDSEQIFVELDEYVVTRELHKHFNDFFDVYSPSGTSQGVASSGDNGVWISGFFGSGKSHFLKILSYLLENNVVEKDGQHRRAVDFFENKINDNMLWANIQSAGEKNTDVILFNIDSRANTEDRENAILKVFLKVFNERLGYCADFPHIAHLERQLDERGEYEAFKEKFAELSGSVWEDERDAYDFYRDEIAEALSFATKQSLSSATQMIENVEENFPLDIQNFCKWVKDYLDSEEDKNILFLVDEVGQFIGRNTQMMLKLQTITENLGTYCNGRAWVVVTSQADIDAAIGSMNKGESQDFSKIQGRFKTRLALSSSNTSEVIQKRLLSKTDSAEARLNEIFAEKGDILRNQLSFDKTTTAELKGYTDSKSFVDNYPFIPYHYILVQKVFESIRTKGATGKHLAMGERSLLDAFQNAAKQIKDKELNVLVPFHSFYAAIESFLEPAVKRTIDQALELDSLSEFDGKILKTLFLIRYVDIVKSTLDNLVTLSISTIDEDRIALRKDIEESLGRLERQLLIARNGDEFIFLTNEEKEIENEIRHTDYEISEVSNKLSSIIFDNILKGNKAYRYPVNKQDFAISRFCNGHPKDGTQLEDLVLQVISPLDTDYNNFSTDHYCKEYSLKDNGSVLVKLGEDKRLWDDLTTYVKTDRFLKQNSGQRREQEHLLREKQMENIEREKRFITEFESLLSEADVYAIGAQIPKKSSSPAAILEEAYKYVIENTFGKLNMLKASDGDVLREINAVLTADDLAQIGLDLQTEENNPSALLEVEQYISLNFERNIPVTLRDIVTHFSKRPYGWPDNDILLLVARLGLAGKISLTSNGTNLPLKKAYDAFTSVRKRAEVRVNKVRSHGEHQLRKAATLVKDLFGKTFTGSEEKELYSLITTELNAWCEKLKKYQSVAQSGQFPGKKDIERGIVLISGILEQGNSYSLISRFIEDQEPLMDFAEDFEDLEDFYDGQVDTWRQLDLALNQRFKANRSVLVEHPEAKKAIEELESIYAMAEPYGKVRHIKPLIENIEGINSELIEQRKEQALKSVDSKVDNIQRALDQASAPSEVKNKALYPIRQCIERIKQTDSIHQIKSEEADSVDLEYQAYDVINEYIEEQNSQADAATGNVDSTDIGTNHIEPTSITAPLRKTVTISPSHLMKSAIPNGVIEKEEDVEEYLSVLRDALMKSVVNGDRVIIK